A section of the Macadamia integrifolia cultivar HAES 741 chromosome 9, SCU_Mint_v3, whole genome shotgun sequence genome encodes:
- the LOC122089109 gene encoding inactive poly [ADP-ribose] polymerase RCD1 isoform X1, whose translation MESKNGKVLGNGHRMGVDLKRKRASLCAANFTGAARTVLPRCTAFDSLSNKLCKRVRSNGCKNESGGRFNKFAIKNYLNFKKSGLPQRLMFHYNGEWTDFPEEFLKLVKKDFQEKKAAIEVDFKGRRSLLNFMDMIQVDLKTGSQQPIAWIDETGGCFFPVAYSDDQERRKCSQYELREDESCLYSEPDIKLQLEIELTGASNVKSEECSEESHTRVKRLKIEEKPLSNHLEEHDSTNTKLDAKIVEAIGENRHSGENFLSQKPRFEELAHDAVQDMFLLGMGPSMGAKNILEIYRSSSNLLQARLELFEKQFEITTKFRGDANIRYAWLGLSKEEISRIMVHGLCLNELPKVNPMYGVGVHLTPVNCSYISARHCDVDEKGLRHMVLCRVIMGNMELVHPGSEQFHPSSENFDSGVDDLQDPKHYIVWKMNMNTHIYPEYVVSFKMPNAEGYLVGNGSKVDVSGVSDLTCSQGQLQPGSCLAESVGDRRSFPGLAKGSQTENLPVSSNVPKAPKSPWMPFPMLFAAISNDVPPKAMKLVNIHYDQFRSKLISRDTFVKKLRYLVGDTLLRSTITGLQCKLASKEEADSESKNQVQEA comes from the exons ATGGAGTCAAAGAACGGAAAGGTATTGGGTAATGGTCATAGAATGGGGGTTGACTTGAAGAGAAAGCGGGCATCCCTGTGTGCAGCAAATTTCACTGGAGCTGCTCGTACAGTGTTGCCACGGTGCACCGCCTTTGATTCTCTATCCAACAAGCTTTGCAAGCGGGTGAGGTCAAATGGATGCAAGAATGAATCTGGTGGTCGCTTTAACAAATTtgctataaaaaattatttaaattttaagaagAGTGGGTTGCCTCAACGTCTTATGTTTCACTACAATGGTGAATGGACTGATTTTCCTGAGGAATTTCTTAAGTTGGTTAAGAAAGATTTTCAGGAAAAGAAGGCAGCAATTGAAGTTGACTTCAAGGGTCGTCGTTCATTGCTAAATTTTATGGACATGATCCAAGTTGATCTGAAGACAGGCTCACAACAGCCAATTGCTTGGATTGATGAAACAGGTGGCTGTTTCTTTCCGGTAGCATATTCTGATGACCAGGAGAGGCGTAAATGTTCTCAATATGAACTGAGGGAAGATGAGTCATGTTTATATTCAGAACCGGATATCAAGTTGCAACTAGAGATTGAACTAACTGGTGCCAGTAACGTGAAGTCAGAAGAATGTAGTGAGGAATCGCATACTCGTGTTAAGCGGcttaaaattgaagaaaaacctTTGAGCAACCATCTCGAAGAACATGACAGTACCAATACCAAATTGGATGCAAAGATTGTGGAAGCTATTGGGGAGAATAGGCATTCGGGTGAAAACTTTCTTTCTCAGAAGCCTAGGTTTGAAGAATTGGCCCATGATGCTGTTCAAGACATGTTCCTTTTGGGTATGGGCCCATCAATGGGTGCGAAGAACATACTTGAGATATACCGTAGCTCAAGTAATTTGTTGCAAGCTCGGCTGGAGCTTTTTGAGAAGCAATTTGAAATTACAACAAAGTTTCGGGGTGATGCAAATATAAGATATGCTTGGCTTGGCTTGTCCAAAGAAGAAATATCCCGGATAATGGTGCATGGCCTTTGTTTAAATGAACTTCCTAAAGTTAATCCCATGTATGGTGTCGGTGTTCATCTCACACCAGTTAATTGCTCCTATATCAG CGCAAGACATTGTGATGTTGACGAAAAGGGTTTACGGCATATGGTGTTGTGTCGTGTAATTATGGGAAATATGGAACTAGTTCATCCTGGATCTGAACAGTTTCATCCAAGTAGCGAAAACTTTGACAGTGGGGTGGATGATCTTCAAGATCCAAAGCACTATATAGTATGGAAAATGAATATGAACACTCACATCTATCCAGAATATGTCGTCAGTTTTAAGATGCCAAATGCTGAAG GTTATTTAGTTGGGAATGGAAGCAAAGTGGATGTGTCTGGAGTCTCAGATTTAACTTGCAGTCAAGGTCAACTACAACCAGGTTCTTGTCTAGCTGAATCG GTGGGAGATCGTCGCTCATTTCCAGGCTTGGCAAAGGGATCTCAAACTGAAAACCTCCCTGTTAGTTCAAATGTTCCAAAGGCTCCTAAATCTCCATGGATGCCTTTCCCAATGTTGTTTGCGGCTATCTCCAATGACGTGCCTCCTAAAGCTATGAAGTTAGTGAATATACACTATGATCAGTTTAGG AGTAAATTGATCAGTAGAGATACTTTTGTTAAAAAGTTGAGGTATCTAGTTGGGGACACACTGCTGAGATCAACGATAACAGGCTTGCAATGCAAG TTGGCTTCAAAGGAGGAGGCTGATTCAGAATCAAAAAACCAGGTTCAAGAAGCTTAA
- the LOC122089109 gene encoding inactive poly [ADP-ribose] polymerase RCD1 isoform X2, which yields MESKNGKVLGNGHRMGVDLKRKRASLCAANFTGAARTVLPRCTAFDSLSNKLCKRVRSNGCKNESGGRFNKFAIKNYLNFKKSGLPQRLMFHYNGEWTDFPEEFLKLVKKDFQEKKAAIEVDFKGRRSLLNFMDMIQVDLKTGSQQPIAWIDETGGCFFPVAYSDDQERRKCSQYELREDESCLYSEPDIKLQLEIELTGASNVKSEECSEESHTRVKRLKIEEKPLSNHLEEHDSTNTKLDAKIVEAIGENRHSGENFLSQKPRFEELAHDAVQDMFLLGMGPSMGAKNILEIYRSSSNLLQARLELFEKQFEITTKFRGDANIRYAWLGLSKEEISRIMVHGLCLNELPKVNPMYGVGVHLTPVNCSYISARHCDVDEKGLRHMVLCRVIMGNMELVHPGSEQFHPSSENFDSGVDDLQDPKHYIVWKMNMNTHIYPEYVVSFKMPNAEGYLVGNGSKVDVSGVSDLTCSQGQLQPGSCLAESLASKEEADSESKNQVQEA from the exons ATGGAGTCAAAGAACGGAAAGGTATTGGGTAATGGTCATAGAATGGGGGTTGACTTGAAGAGAAAGCGGGCATCCCTGTGTGCAGCAAATTTCACTGGAGCTGCTCGTACAGTGTTGCCACGGTGCACCGCCTTTGATTCTCTATCCAACAAGCTTTGCAAGCGGGTGAGGTCAAATGGATGCAAGAATGAATCTGGTGGTCGCTTTAACAAATTtgctataaaaaattatttaaattttaagaagAGTGGGTTGCCTCAACGTCTTATGTTTCACTACAATGGTGAATGGACTGATTTTCCTGAGGAATTTCTTAAGTTGGTTAAGAAAGATTTTCAGGAAAAGAAGGCAGCAATTGAAGTTGACTTCAAGGGTCGTCGTTCATTGCTAAATTTTATGGACATGATCCAAGTTGATCTGAAGACAGGCTCACAACAGCCAATTGCTTGGATTGATGAAACAGGTGGCTGTTTCTTTCCGGTAGCATATTCTGATGACCAGGAGAGGCGTAAATGTTCTCAATATGAACTGAGGGAAGATGAGTCATGTTTATATTCAGAACCGGATATCAAGTTGCAACTAGAGATTGAACTAACTGGTGCCAGTAACGTGAAGTCAGAAGAATGTAGTGAGGAATCGCATACTCGTGTTAAGCGGcttaaaattgaagaaaaacctTTGAGCAACCATCTCGAAGAACATGACAGTACCAATACCAAATTGGATGCAAAGATTGTGGAAGCTATTGGGGAGAATAGGCATTCGGGTGAAAACTTTCTTTCTCAGAAGCCTAGGTTTGAAGAATTGGCCCATGATGCTGTTCAAGACATGTTCCTTTTGGGTATGGGCCCATCAATGGGTGCGAAGAACATACTTGAGATATACCGTAGCTCAAGTAATTTGTTGCAAGCTCGGCTGGAGCTTTTTGAGAAGCAATTTGAAATTACAACAAAGTTTCGGGGTGATGCAAATATAAGATATGCTTGGCTTGGCTTGTCCAAAGAAGAAATATCCCGGATAATGGTGCATGGCCTTTGTTTAAATGAACTTCCTAAAGTTAATCCCATGTATGGTGTCGGTGTTCATCTCACACCAGTTAATTGCTCCTATATCAG CGCAAGACATTGTGATGTTGACGAAAAGGGTTTACGGCATATGGTGTTGTGTCGTGTAATTATGGGAAATATGGAACTAGTTCATCCTGGATCTGAACAGTTTCATCCAAGTAGCGAAAACTTTGACAGTGGGGTGGATGATCTTCAAGATCCAAAGCACTATATAGTATGGAAAATGAATATGAACACTCACATCTATCCAGAATATGTCGTCAGTTTTAAGATGCCAAATGCTGAAG GTTATTTAGTTGGGAATGGAAGCAAAGTGGATGTGTCTGGAGTCTCAGATTTAACTTGCAGTCAAGGTCAACTACAACCAGGTTCTTGTCTAGCTGAATCG TTGGCTTCAAAGGAGGAGGCTGATTCAGAATCAAAAAACCAGGTTCAAGAAGCTTAA